DNA sequence from the Trichocoleus desertorum ATA4-8-CV12 genome:
CTGTTGCAACAAGATTAATATCTGTTCCTTCCTTCCTTTTAATTGTGGAAATCTCTCAATCAATGGTGATTGGGCGATCGCATCATAGGTTTCCCAACCATAAAAAAGATGTAATTCTGCATCAGGAACTTCTTTCAAAACATCTGACCACCGAGCTAAAAGATGCTCGATTCCACGCAAATAATCACTGATATAGATCAACCGCTTAGGATTTCTGGCAATTCCACTGACATTAAAATCAGAAAGATTAATGCCATTCCTAGTTATAAGAACTTTATCTTCAGGAATCCAATCTGGTAGAAGAGATTTATGAAAGCGAGATAACACCAACAATTTGTCAAAGCTTGCTAAAAACTTACTGCGCTCTTGTTCGCCTACTTGAGTCAGAATTTGAGGATTATCATGCAGCCAGATAGCAGTTTTGTTTGCCTTAACCTTCATCGTCATGGGTTGCAGCCAACTGCGGTGGAAAATCAGGACATTAAAATGATCATGAGGATTAAATTTTTCAACCGCTTGATAGAGCACACCATTATGCTCTCCTTCCATATCACCGCATGAGTTGAAAACAGTTACTTGATATCCTAGTTTCGCAAGTTCCTGTCCTAAGTAGATAACTGCCTCCTCACTACCGCCAACCCCTGTCTTCACAGAGGGAGGAGCCCAACTCTCCATACGAATTGGCAAGTTGGAATAAATTACAAGCGAATTATCTGGCCACTTCATAGGGATGCTCTTACATTGTGACGATTAAGCAGGGAAATCGTTGCTGGGTTGATATACTCCCTCGTCTAAGGAGAGAAGGGTTAAGCTTTTGTCTATATCTCTCCCTTCCCTGGAAGAAAAGGGCTGGGGGTTAGGTTCTATCTAGCTGGCCGTTGATTTTGGCATTAAAGCCGTAGACTTGGCGACTACCCACAAAGGGGACGAGTTCTACTTCTCGCTCATCTCCAGGTTCGAAGCGGACGGCGGTTCCGGCGGGAATATTCAGGCGCATCCCTCTGGCTTGTTCGCGATCGCAGCTCAGGGCAGCGTTGACTTCATAAAAATGGAAGTGAGACCCTACCTGGATGGGGCGATCGCCTGTGTTGGCGACTGTGAGCTTAATTGTGGGGCGACCTGCGTTTAGCTCTATGTCTCCGTCTTCTACGAACAGTTCTCCTGGAATCATCTTGATCTCCTTTTGTCTCAGCGAACCCGATTTATCGAATGGGATTGTGGACGGTGACGAGTTTGGTGCCGTCGGGAAAGGTGGCTTCTACTTGCACTTCTGGAATCATTTCAGGTACGCCTTCCATGACATCTTCTATAGTCAAGAGGGTGGCACCGTAGCTCATTAGATCAGCCACACTACGACCGTCGCGGGCTCCTTCTAGGATGGCGGCTGAGAGGTAAGCGACTGCTTCCGGATGGTTCAGCTTTAAGCCTCTGGCCTTGCGGCGTTCTGCCAGCAATGCAGCGGTAAAAATCAGTAATTTATCTTTTTCTTGGGGTGATAGTTGCATGCGATCTCCTGCTCAGATTTGCCAAACTCTAGGTGGACAAGCAGCACGACCCAGATAGAGCTGGCGTAAAAGTTGCCACACTTGCATAAACCAGCTACGAGCAGCTTGGGTAGAAGGCCCACGATAGCGACAGAGTAATCCTTCTGTGAGACGTGTGACTCCTGCTTCGCCTGGATACATTCCTGCTTGCCATAGCGATCGCGCTTGGGTGATTAGCTCTAGTTCTGCCGCTTTTCCTACCAAAGCAAAACTGGCAATCACCGGATGTCCTGCTAAGCCATGAGGACTGTTAACAACCACTGAACTACCGGGAATCCATTGCGGATCAATCCATAACGGCTGATCTTGTCGCCAAACTTCAGTGCGCGATCGCCAGTTGCCGCTGAGGAATTGTTCGCCTCTAGCACTACGACCCAAGCGGGTGATCTCCCAACCGATCCAAGTTGCGCCAGGTGCCAGTTCTACCCTTAGATTCTGTTGGTAGTTGGCCCCCTCAAACACGATCGTCTCTTGCGGAAACCATTCACAGCAAGCATCCTCGGCAATTTGAATCTGAGTAGTTTGTTGCGCGACTAAGCCGTTACTGCGGTAAATCTT
Encoded proteins:
- the ureA gene encoding urease subunit gamma gives rise to the protein MQLSPQEKDKLLIFTAALLAERRKARGLKLNHPEAVAYLSAAILEGARDGRSVADLMSYGATLLTIEDVMEGVPEMIPEVQVEATFPDGTKLVTVHNPIR
- a CDS encoding glycosyltransferase family 4 protein, yielding MKWPDNSLVIYSNLPIRMESWAPPSVKTGVGGSEEAVIYLGQELAKLGYQVTVFNSCGDMEGEHNGVLYQAVEKFNPHDHFNVLIFHRSWLQPMTMKVKANKTAIWLHDNPQILTQVGEQERSKFLASFDKLLVLSRFHKSLLPDWIPEDKVLITRNGINLSDFNVSGIARNPKRLIYISDYLRGIEHLLARWSDVLKEVPDAELHLFYGWETYDAIAQSPLIERFPQLKGRKEQILILLQQKNVYEHGRIGHIQLIKELCKSGIYVYPCHFPEVFCIAGLKAQACGCIPVVTNYAALAETIQTGIKIDGCAGTSVVDKAFVEAVIDLLKNPEKQELMREKVKAMKTSWGWNKVAQQWHDELL
- a CDS encoding urease accessory protein UreD, which codes for MTADAATGKQLNLSAGWQGSLELEFAFRDRATHLSYSRSQAPLKLQRPFYPEGPEVCHCVLLHTAGGVVGDDRLSLDCRLQPQTHALLTSAAASKIYRSNGLVAQQTTQIQIAEDACCEWFPQETIVFEGANYQQNLRVELAPGATWIGWEITRLGRSARGEQFLSGNWRSRTEVWRQDQPLWIDPQWIPGSSVVVNSPHGLAGHPVIASFALVGKAAELELITQARSLWQAGMYPGEAGVTRLTEGLLCRYRGPSTQAARSWFMQVWQLLRQLYLGRAACPPRVWQI
- a CDS encoding urease subunit beta, translating into MIPGELFVEDGDIELNAGRPTIKLTVANTGDRPIQVGSHFHFYEVNAALSCDREQARGMRLNIPAGTAVRFEPGDEREVELVPFVGSRQVYGFNAKINGQLDRT